The DNA window CGGTCCGCGCCCGCCTTTGCTGGAGAATTCGGGCAGGCCGATCGGCATGTCGACGGCGACAATCGCATTGTCCGGGCTTGCCTTGAGCAATGCAGCGAAGCTGGCGAACACCTCGACTTGGGGCGTCGAACCGGGGTTACGAGGCGTCGAACCGGGGTTACGAGGTGTCGAGCCGTGCTCGCGCCGCACGGCGATCCAGCCGGCCTTGCAGCCATCGGCGCCGACGAGCACGACCTCGGTCGAAGTCACGCCCGGCGGTCCCGCCCCGGATGCGTGAGGTGGCGCAGTTGCACCATGGCCATCGGGTGCGACAGGCTCTGGGCGTCGGTTTCGAGCTGCAGCTCGTCGCCGCCCCGCTTGGCGGTACGTGCCAGGATCTCGTAGACCGCCGCCGTGGTCGACTGCAGCGCCTTGATCGGCGGCTGGCCGGAAAGGATGCGGGCGAGGTAGACGGCCGCTGTCAGGTCGCCCAGGCCGTTCGGCGGCTTGTCGATCAGGCGGTGCTCCGCAAGCAGGGCCTGGGTGCCGTCGAGCAGCAGATTGCCAGTACCGCCTGAAATCATCGACTGTGCCGAGGTGACCAGCATGGTCGACGGTCCGGCATGGAGTGCCGCCGAAATCACCGATTTCAGATCGGGCAACGGAACGCCGGCCATCCATTCGAGTTCGTAGCGATTGGGCGTGGCGATGTTGGCGATCGGCATCAGCCGGTCGCGCATGGCGACGGCGGTCGGCTCCGGCACATAGAGACCGCCGGAATCACCCATCACCGGATCGCAGATATAGACAGCGTCAGGCGTCCTGGCCTTCACCGCGGCGACCAGCGAAGCGACGGCCTCGGCCTGGCCGGCTTCGCCGAGATAGCCGGACAGCACCGCGCCGACCTCGCCCAGCCATGGCGCGCGCTCGAGATCGGCCATCAGCGCCTTGAACTGGTCGAGTGGCGGTACGATACGC is part of the Mesorhizobium loti genome and encodes:
- the pdxY gene encoding pyridoxal kinase PdxY translates to MSAEKPDAPRAVIVISSHVARGSVGNRAAVFALETLGFPVWAVPTVILPWHPGHGRATRIVPPLDQFKALMADLERAPWLGEVGAVLSGYLGEAGQAEAVASLVAAVKARTPDAVYICDPVMGDSGGLYVPEPTAVAMRDRLMPIANIATPNRYELEWMAGVPLPDLKSVISAALHAGPSTMLVTSAQSMISGGTGNLLLDGTQALLAEHRLIDKPPNGLGDLTAAVYLARILSGQPPIKALQSTTAAVYEILARTAKRGGDELQLETDAQSLSHPMAMVQLRHLTHPGRDRRA